The genomic DNA TAGCTTTACTAAATGATTTGTATAGTTTCTACATAGAATCAACAGACACGTCTAATGCAAAAGTTACATATTATTCGTTGCAACCTTTAGTTATAAAAAATGAGGAAGTTAAGTATACAGTTGTAGATGGACAACAAAGATTAACTACAATTTTCATTATACTAAAGGCTTTTGAGAATTTTATCAATAGAAAGGAACGAAAATTTTCCATAATTTACGACAGAGAAGGCAGTAAAGAGTTTTTAGAAAACATTCACAATGAAACCAAGGAAAAGGCAGAAGAAAACGCAGACTTCTGGTACATGTATAATGCATATAAGGCAGTATTAAGCTGGATAAAAGGTGAGAATATACGTAATAAAAAGTTTAACGAGGATGAAATAGAAGAATTTATGAATTTTATAAAAAGAGGAAAACGTGAATTTGATGGAAGAGATATTAATAAAAATATCCGATTTATCTGGTACGAATTACCTCAAGATGAAGACGAATTTGAGGTTTTTATAAGATTAAACATAGGGAAAGTTCCTCTTACAGATGCAGAGTTAATAAAATCTTTTCTGGTTTCTCAAGGAAGAGACGAAGAAGAAAGATATGCAATATCAAAAGAATGGAATGATATGGAATATACCCTCAGAGACAACGAATTTTATGGTTTCATATCAAGTGAGGATTTAAAGAACAGGATTGAAATTGTCTTTCAGATTTTTTTGCAGAAGCCTTCATATAAGAAATATGAGCTGTATGAGGAATTGATAAGAAAATTTGAAGACGAATATAAGAAAGACATTAAGAGTCTCTGGAAAGATATAAAAGCAATATTTGGAATGCTTAGATTCTGGCATCAGGATAGGGAATTTTACCATTTAATAGGATTTTTGATTTCCCTGAGAAGCAAGGAAAAAAGGATGAGCATAGTAGATATTTACAAACTGTATGAAAAATCAACAGATAAGAAGGATTTCAGAAAAAAACTGATTGAGGAAATAAAATCTAAAACAAAATTTGAAAAACTTTTAGAACTTTATGAGATTATAGATAACGAAGATTTTAAGGAAAAAATAAAGGAGTATTATGACTTAACTTATGGTACTTCTTATAAGAATAAAACTATAGAAGACTTACTGCTTCTATTTAATATAGCAACATTGATTAATTCCTCTAAAGATTCCTACATAAAATTTTCATTTTATAAGTTTAATAACGACAGATGGAGCCTTGAACATATAACTCCGAGAACAGATAAGCTTAAACAA from Desulfurobacterium atlanticum includes the following:
- a CDS encoding DUF262 domain-containing protein, whose translation is MLKSIGELLYEKKPFYVPFYQRGYRWEKEHVLALLNDLYSFYIESTDTSNAKVTYYSLQPLVIKNEEVKYTVVDGQQRLTTIFIILKAFENFINRKERKFSIIYDREGSKEFLENIHNETKEKAEENADFWYMYNAYKAVLSWIKGENIRNKKFNEDEIEEFMNFIKRGKREFDGRDINKNIRFIWYELPQDEDEFEVFIRLNIGKVPLTDAELIKSFLVSQGRDEEERYAISKEWNDMEYTLRDNEFYGFISSEDLKNRIEIVFQIFLQKPSYKKYELYEELIRKFEDEYKKDIKSLWKDIKAIFGMLRFWHQDREFYHLIGFLISLRSKEKRMSIVDIYKLYEKSTDKKDFRKKLIEEIKSKTKFEKLLELYEIIDNEDFKEKIKEYYDLTYGTSYKNKTIEDLLLLFNIATLINSSKDSYIKFSFYKFNNDRWSLEHITPRTDKLKQDIRKVIEEIKKLKLSDIEIPKNEEEWESFIGEKFIDEFFKEDENKDLLFNLTLLPRSLNSAIKNNIFLVKRNQIIEFDRKGEFIPIATKNVFLKYYSDFSKHSCDMKKWSIEDAKNYLKNMIESIKSLLGESNE